The DNA segment GATAGACACCACCACCACGGCCTCCATCAGGATATCCGCCACCAGGAACGGGGTATCTGGCGGCAGGGTATCCGGCAGGGTATCCTCCACCACCGTATTGAGCTTCATGTACTTCATTCTTGTTATTGGATTTCTTTGCTGCATCAATTGTGAAAATAAGAATGTTGTTCTTTAACTGCTTTATTAGTCTTCCTTTTTTTTAGCTTATTATGTGATCCTAACACAGAATTACGTAGAAAATATGTAATCCATAAAGTTGTAAGATTTATGATTATATTTTATAAGGTTTAAAATATGTTATCCTAGTATGAGTTATCCCTAAGAAATATTAGGGAGATTTAATCAGACAGGACATGATAGGatgcagatttccgaggacatggccctcgATAGGAAGTTATGAAAGttgagcattagggttgtagatTAGGAGATAGGAGACTAGTATGTTAGTATTTTGTTTTAGGCTGCTAATGGCTCCAGTTGTGTTCTTAATACTTCATTAGGTTCGTAAGTTAGGCTGTAGTATGTTTAGTGGCCCTTTGTGTACATATTATTCCCTTGTGTTTGTAGTACTGTGCCTTTGTTACTGCTTAGTGCTACTACTTTGCTCTCTATTTTCTGGTTATTGTGTTGCTGGTGTTATCTTTCTGGATTCCGTTGCTGTTACCGATATACTGTCTCTTTCCTTTTTGTGCCGAGGGTCTACCGAAAATAGCCTTTCTACTCCTCCGgagtagaggtaaggtctgcgtatacactaccttccccaaaccccacttgtgggatctcactgggttgttgttgttgacttaACTTTATTCATAACTTGTTACAACAAGCTCTAAAAAGCTGCAAGATCATTACTATTACATCTTGAGGCTTTACAAAGTACAAAGGTTTTATATATTGCTCCACATGATGATACGTTGTGAGGCTTAGCTTCAATATAGTGACCTTATCCATGGATGGCCTCACCTTTGTAGGAGCAGCACCTGTAATTCCGGCGGCCGCAGCAACCATAGCGGCAGTATCCTCCGCATCCACGTCCACCGCCAGGATAGACACCACCACCACGGCCTCCATCAGGATATCCGCCACCAGGAACGGGGTATCTGGCGGCAGGGTATCCGGCAGGGTATCCTCCACCACCGTATTGAGCTTCATGTACTTCATTCTTGTTATTGGATTTCTTTGCTGCATCAATTGTGAAAATAAGAATGTTGTTCTTTAACTGCTTTATTAGTCTTCCTTTTTTTTAGCTTATTATGTGATCCTAACACAGAATTACGTAGAAAATATGTAATCCATAAAGTTGTAAGATTTATGATTATATTTTATAAGGTTTAAAATATGTTATCCTAGTATGAGTTATCCTAGGGTTATTATCCCACCCTCCCatagagataaaaataatattgCAATCCCGGGATAACTAATTGCGAGATCAGTTATCCCATGATATTATCCCAACCAAACGTGATATAAACTTATTTCAAATTTAATCTCTGAATTAAGTATCCATTATCCcttataccaaacgacccctaagagtCTTGGTCCAGAGGCGTATCTAGGTCCTAGGATATGGGTTCGTGTGAACCCATACTCCTCTCGTTAAATCATACTCcttctgttccagtttatgtgaacctatttttttttggtctatttcaaaaagaatgactcatttctaaatttggaaacaatttaggttaaacatcaaattctacccttaatgagatgcttttataaccacacaaatacggcgggcccctttttgacttgtttaggaccacaaatttcaaaagtctgtcaatttttcttaaactttatgCCCGGTTAAATAGGTTCACAttaattgaaacggagggagtatataacaATAGTATAGTTCTTGAAAAGTACCTAATTATATGTGTGTGAACTCATGCTCAAAGACTTTTATGGTACAATAATTGCACCTCTACGTGAAATTGATGGTTCAAATCTCACTTCGGGCGGTCTTATTTTTGGAATGGAATATAGATATAAACGTGAAAAtcactaaaattttaaaaagaatataattttgaacctataatttcaaaaatataagTAAAGTTAAGCACGTCAAATGTAAATTTTAAATCCACCTCTTTATAACAGTGCATACATTCTCTTGAAATCTAGACCCGCCTCTGTCTTGTCAAGCTAACATTAGTAAAGGTTACAGATCCACTAATACAATTGTAATTAAtgtattgtgttattattatccTAGTAATTATACACCTTAGTAAATATGTGGTAATTTCAAACTACAGTTTAGGTACCTACTTCTTTTAATGGGGTTTAAATAATATCGTTATGACACGTTAAACTCTAATTGGAAAGGTTAAATAATTTCACTAGATAAAAATAAGGCAACATTGAATTAAGTAGAGAATTGAACATATATGCAAATAATGAGAGGGTTCTTACAGTCCTCTTCTGAAGTGGTGGAAGTCTCAGCCAACTCCCTAGCTAAAACCTCAGAGCTTATCATTACAAAAATGGCCAAACAAAGGCCAAGAAACAGAAATGCCTTGGAACCCATCTTTTGTTAAAACTTAGttatgataattgaaattgaaggatGGAGAAATTGATGCATTTTTCGGCTCTATTTATAGTAAGATTTGAGTACATCACTTTGATTGAATAGAAAGGTATTAATTTCTGAGGGGACCAGTATTTAGTTGGTAGGTGAGCAGAGTGAAGAATTCACATTTGAGTTCTAAAAAGATATTTACATAACTCCTAGTATACACTAACGGTGTATATATTTTTTGCATTATCGGGGCTCTATTTACGTTAATATTTCGAAAAAGTGCAAGATGAGAAACCCCTACATTATAGAAGATGGGGtatttaattaaatttatgtG comes from the Nicotiana tabacum cultivar K326 chromosome 14, ASM71507v2, whole genome shotgun sequence genome and includes:
- the LOC107814975 gene encoding glycine-rich protein-like translates to MGSKAFLFLGLCLAIFVMISSEVLARELAETSTTSEEDSKKSNNKNEVHEAQYGGGGYPAGYPAARYPVPGGGYPDGGRGGGVYPGGGRGCGGYCRYGCCGRRNYRCCSYKAKKSNNKNEVHEAQYGGGGYPAGYPAARYPVPGGGYPDGGRGGGVYPGGGRGCGGYCRYGCCGRRNYRCCSYKGEAIHG